GTAGCCGTGGCGCAGGACGATCCCCTCCCGTCATGGTCGGAGGGGATGCCGAAGCAATCGATCGTGGATTTCGTTTCCGCGGTCACGCGCGAGGGGACGCCGGACTTCGTTCCTCCGCCCGAGCGCATTGCCACCTTCGACAACGACGGCACGCTCTGGTGCGAGCAGCCGATGTACGTGCAGCTCGCCTTCGCCCTCGACCGGGTCAAGGCTCTGGCCGGCAAGCATCCGGAGTGGAAACAAAAGCAGCCATTCAAAGCGGTGCTCGACAACGACATCTCCGCGCTCGCCAAGTCCGGCGAAAAGGGGCTGGTTGAGCTCGTCATGGCGACCCATACCGGCATGAGCACGGCCGAGTTCGAGAAAATCGCCAGCGACTGGATCGCGACGGCGCGTCATCCGAAATTCAAACGGCCGTATACCGAGCTGGTTTACCAGCCGATGCTCGAGCTGCTCGCCTACCTGCGCGCCAACGCATTCAAGACCTTCATCGTCTCCGGCGGTGGCATCGAATTCATGCGGCCCTGGAGCCAGAAGATTTATGGCATCCCGCCCGAGCAGGTTGTGGGATCCAGCATCAAGACCAAGTTCGAGGTCGACAATGGGCACCCGACGTTGATCCGTCTGCCCGCAATTGATCTTGTCGACGACGGCCCCGGCAAGCCGGTCGGCATCAATTCGCACATCGGACGTCGACCGATCGCCGCGTTCGGCAACTCGGACGGTGACTTCCAGATGCTGCAATGGGCGACGGGGCAGAACGGCCGGCGCTTCGGCCTTATCGTTCATCACACCGCTGCCGAGCGCGAATATGCGTATGACCGAAAGTCGCCGTTTGGCCGGCTCGACAAGGCTCTGGATGCAGCAGCGGCGAACAAATGGGTGGTTATCAGCATGAAAGACGATTGGAAGCGAGTATTCGCCTTCCAGTAGAGCAGCTCCGGTCCGGTGACGTCGTGAGCCCGGAGCTCAATCATTGAACGGTGGCATATCCCTTCGCCTGTCCGAGCTTGAAGACTCGAATTGAATGGAACGAGGACGAAAGAATGAGGACCGGTAGTTGCAAAGCACCTCTTTTGACTCTGACCTTATCAATCCCCCTTCTGTACGGGACGATCTGCACATCGGCGTTGGCGCTTGAACGCCGGGCGACGGTCTCCGACTTCTCCTCAGCCCATCGTGGCGGCGCAGGACACGCGAGCGGGCATGCCCGCACGGCGGGCGCGCAGCGAAACAACATCAAGCAGCGCAACAACGTCAATGTACGCCGCGACGTGAACGTTAACGTCAACAAACGGACGACGGTCGTGGCGAGGCGTCCCGTTCGCGGATGGGTGCCGCGGCCCTACTACGGCACAATTGTTGGCGGCAGTGCTTTCGGGACGATTGTTGCGGCGACAACAGTCGGTGTGGCTCCGGTGGCGCCGGCGGCGAACATGTGCTGGTTCTGGACCGATGCAGCCATGTCGCAGGGCTATTGGGACTACTGTGTTGCTCCCTAGCAGGCTGTTGAAAAAGGTGCTCGCCGCCGACCAGCGACCGTGATTCATTGGCTCCGACGAGATTCGGAGATGGTGCGTGCGCGGCGGCGACAATCGAACGGGTGAGCTGTTCAGCTACGTCGATCTGGAGGCGCGGGTGCGGCGTGACCATCCGCTGCGAGCGATCCGGACGATCGTGAACGAGGCGCTGGCGACGCTGGAGCGCGAGTTTGCCGCGCTCTATTCGCCGATTGGGCGGCCGTCGATCCCGCCGGAGAAGCTGCTGCGGGCGATGCTGTTGCAAGCGTTTTATTCGATCCGCTCGGAACGGCTTTTGATGGAGCGGCTGGAATACGACCTGCTGTTCCGCTGGTTCGTCGGAATTGGCGTCGACGACGCAGCCTGGGATCATTCGGTGTTCTCGAAGAACCGCGACCGGTTGCTGGAAGGCGACATCGCGGCCAAGTTCCTGGCGGCGGTGCTGGCGCAGCCCAAGGTGAAGAAGCTGCTGTCGAGCGATCACTTCTCGGTCGATGGCACGCTGATCGAGGCCTGGGCCTCGATGAAGAGCGTGAAGCCGAAGGATGGCTCTGGCGAGCCGCCGGCGCCAGGCGGCGGGCGCAATGCCGAAGCGGACTTCCATGGCCAGAAACGCTCAAACGACACCCATGCTTCGACCACCGATCCGGATGCCAGGCTCTACCGCAAGGGAAAGGGCAAGGAGACGAAGCTATGCTTCATCGGGCATGGGCTGATGGAGAACCGCCACGGCCTGCTGGTCGACGCCTGCCTGACGCGGGCCGACGGGCATGCCGAACGGGTGGCCGCGCTGCACATGATCGAACCGCGTGCCGACCGGCCGACAGCGATCACGCTTGGCGCCGACAAAGCCTACGACGCAGAAGACTTCGTCAACGAGCTGCGCTCGATGAACGTGACGCCGCATGTTGCGCAGAACACCAGCGGCCGCAGCTCTGCGATCGACGGGCGAACGACCCGGCACAGCGGCTATGCCGTCAGCCAGCGCATCCGCAAGCGCATCGAGGAGGCATTCGGCTGGATCAAGACGGTCGCCGGGCAAGAGAAGACCCGCTTCCGTGGCCGTGAACGCGTCGGATGGGCCTTTACCTTCGCTGCCGCCGCCTACAATCTGGTGCGGCTGCCCAAGTTGATCGCGGAGGCCGGCTGATGGCCAAGGTGCCCGGCTTCGCCAAGGCCTTTGCTGGCCGCTGGCGCATCGTCGAAATGGACAACTGGGACGGCGACTTCCTCGACCTCGTCGAACAGGCGCATCTCACCTTCAACGGCAAGTCCGACGGTGAAATTGCCTTCGGTGCGCTGAAGGGCTTCCTCGATGTCCGCTACGGCGCGCGAGACGGTTCGGCCTGCGCGGAGTTCTCATGGGAAGGGAACGATGAGAATGACCCCGCCTGCGGTCGCGGATGGGCTATGATCGGCACTGCGGGCAGGCTCGTCGGTCACTTCTACATACACAATGGCGACGATTCAGCCTTCGTTTGCGA
The DNA window shown above is from Bradyrhizobium sp. CB1650 and carries:
- a CDS encoding HAD family hydrolase codes for the protein MLAGLLVSTATLSLSSGVAVAQDDPLPSWSEGMPKQSIVDFVSAVTREGTPDFVPPPERIATFDNDGTLWCEQPMYVQLAFALDRVKALAGKHPEWKQKQPFKAVLDNDISALAKSGEKGLVELVMATHTGMSTAEFEKIASDWIATARHPKFKRPYTELVYQPMLELLAYLRANAFKTFIVSGGGIEFMRPWSQKIYGIPPEQVVGSSIKTKFEVDNGHPTLIRLPAIDLVDDGPGKPVGINSHIGRRPIAAFGNSDGDFQMLQWATGQNGRRFGLIVHHTAAEREYAYDRKSPFGRLDKALDAAAANKWVVISMKDDWKRVFAFQ
- a CDS encoding IS5 family transposase — encoded protein: MRGGDNRTGELFSYVDLEARVRRDHPLRAIRTIVNEALATLEREFAALYSPIGRPSIPPEKLLRAMLLQAFYSIRSERLLMERLEYDLLFRWFVGIGVDDAAWDHSVFSKNRDRLLEGDIAAKFLAAVLAQPKVKKLLSSDHFSVDGTLIEAWASMKSVKPKDGSGEPPAPGGGRNAEADFHGQKRSNDTHASTTDPDARLYRKGKGKETKLCFIGHGLMENRHGLLVDACLTRADGHAERVAALHMIEPRADRPTAITLGADKAYDAEDFVNELRSMNVTPHVAQNTSGRSSAIDGRTTRHSGYAVSQRIRKRIEEAFGWIKTVAGQEKTRFRGRERVGWAFTFAAAAYNLVRLPKLIAEAG